One segment of Panicum virgatum strain AP13 chromosome 1K, P.virgatum_v5, whole genome shotgun sequence DNA contains the following:
- the LOC120697460 gene encoding uncharacterized protein LOC120697460 — protein MGPTMCAEQCGRVHREFGRLRSTVESPWVEGLVAGAATAPPSTPLPWGVLDWPLRRDGGAGPSSAAAPASLPSSGSSASSDSNHPKPHPDVTDLVRGADQARCWYAAATVEVERLKNSLAAMEVALKEADAETADALARVAGLE, from the exons ATGGGACCCACCATGTGCGCTGAGCAGTGCGGTCGAGTCCACCGTGAGTTTGGAAGGCTACGGTCGACTGTAGAATCACCATGGGTCGAGGGGCTCGTCGCGGGGGCCGCCACGGCTCCGCCAAGCACTCCGCTGCCATGG GGCGTCCTCGACTGGCCCCTGCGAAGGGATGGCGGTGCCGGGCCGTCGTCTGCTGCGGCTCCCGCTAGCCTTCCGTCATCGGGCTCATCTGCGTCGTCGGACTCCAACCATCCGAAGCCGCACCCAGACGTGACTGACCTGGTGCGCGGAGCAGACCAAGCTCGTTGCTGGTATGCGGCCGCTACGGTGGAGGTTGAGAGGCTGAAGAACAGCCTCGCCGCCATGGAGGTGGCGCTGAAGGAGGCGGATGCCGAGACTGCTGACGCTCTCGCCCGGGTCGCCG GTTTGGAGTAG